In the genome of Candidatus Nitrosotenuis sp. DW1, one region contains:
- a CDS encoding DUF1512 domain-containing protein — protein MNFTDIDPDKLFSSTDNSNPIMWLVWIVPIVVFMFYGQRIQLQITSGEISKNIAKLVKYKEESKKELLDYLQTNLKSTPDAAKKIDGFLEYFTIMPVDFDPNGIIPKIKHLLRSREDYTRQQVKSLSPNMDPLEVSKVQNLLEVTTSLHLLHKLVRHLFLTAKKQNNFPLILPLQMMIPFIMEQASALRDAVSALKQGQPIGDGIGPMVVGKMMLGTEKKTITFETVCSEKEFEQRKLYLLKAEGPNATVGRPGDAVELLVLKNKPDIIVMIDAALKLEGEDSGSVAQGFGAAIGGIGTDRFQIEEIATKNNIPIYAVVIKQSVKEAITLMTKQISDKAESVESQVFQIVLENTKPNQSALIVGVGNTLGVPQ, from the coding sequence TTGAATTTTACTGACATTGATCCTGACAAGCTGTTTAGCTCAACGGACAACTCCAATCCAATAATGTGGCTTGTGTGGATAGTCCCGATTGTAGTTTTCATGTTTTATGGGCAGCGAATTCAGCTTCAAATCACATCTGGGGAAATTAGCAAAAACATCGCAAAACTTGTAAAATACAAAGAAGAGTCGAAAAAAGAACTACTTGACTACCTTCAAACAAATCTAAAATCTACACCTGATGCTGCAAAAAAGATAGACGGGTTCTTGGAATACTTTACCATAATGCCAGTTGATTTTGATCCAAACGGAATAATTCCAAAAATAAAACATCTCCTCAGATCAAGGGAGGATTATACGAGGCAACAAGTAAAATCGCTTTCCCCAAACATGGATCCACTCGAGGTAAGCAAAGTACAAAACCTGCTTGAGGTGACCACATCACTCCATCTCTTGCATAAGCTAGTCAGACATCTTTTCCTCACTGCAAAAAAGCAGAATAATTTTCCGCTGATCTTGCCGCTCCAAATGATGATCCCGTTTATCATGGAACAGGCAAGTGCCTTGAGGGATGCAGTGTCTGCATTAAAGCAAGGGCAGCCGATTGGCGACGGAATAGGCCCGATGGTTGTTGGAAAAATGATGCTCGGGACAGAGAAAAAAACAATTACCTTTGAAACAGTGTGCTCAGAAAAAGAATTCGAGCAGCGAAAGCTGTACCTGTTGAAGGCGGAGGGCCCAAATGCGACCGTTGGAAGGCCCGGAGATGCAGTGGAGCTCTTGGTTTTGAAAAACAAGCCTGACATAATTGTGATGATTGATGCTGCATTGAAGCTTGAAGGCGAGGACTCGGGTTCTGTGGCGCAAGGATTTGGGGCTGCAATTGGCGGAATTGGAACTGATAGATTCCAAATCGAAGAAATTGCAACAAAAAATAACATTCCAATTTATGCAGTTGTAATAAAACAATCAGTCAAAGAGGCAATCACGCTAATGACAAAGCAGATATCTGACAAGGCAGAATCTGTGGAATCTCAGGTATTTCAGATTGTACTTGAAAACACAAAGCCGAATCAAAGCGCTCTAATTGTGGGTGTTGGAAACACGCTGGGGGTGCCACAATGA
- the map gene encoding type II methionyl aminopeptidase, which translates to MQIDDYIKAGKIASEVREIARTKNWVGKTLYEICESVENEIRSRGGKCAFPVNTSLNELAAHYTAEPNDPKVLTDTDLIKIDLGVQINGYIADTAVSISYDSEFDMLVRTAEESLKNAMSMVKEGVRSSDIGRMIEKTVKQNGLIPIANLSGHSLEQYTIHAGKSIPNIWSIGSFSLSVKETYACEPFVTTAKGLGFVREGKTRNIFGLVSKKKTKNEKANKLLDYIWENFNMLPFALRWITKEMDEKEARLLLEDLIKNKVVRAYPVLIEANEQRVAQAEHTFIPTPTGAIVTTL; encoded by the coding sequence TTGCAAATTGATGATTATATCAAGGCAGGAAAAATAGCATCAGAGGTAAGAGAGATTGCGAGGACCAAAAACTGGGTAGGAAAGACACTCTACGAAATATGCGAGTCGGTAGAAAACGAAATCAGATCTCGCGGCGGCAAGTGTGCTTTTCCAGTAAACACAAGTCTAAACGAACTTGCGGCACACTACACCGCAGAACCAAATGATCCCAAAGTCCTAACAGACACAGACCTCATCAAAATTGATCTAGGTGTGCAAATAAACGGATACATTGCAGACACTGCAGTAAGCATCTCCTATGATTCAGAGTTTGACATGCTGGTAAGAACTGCAGAAGAATCCCTGAAGAATGCAATGTCGATGGTAAAGGAAGGGGTAAGGTCAAGTGACATCGGAAGGATGATTGAAAAGACAGTAAAACAAAACGGGTTAATCCCAATTGCAAACCTAAGCGGACACTCCCTTGAGCAGTACACCATTCATGCTGGAAAGTCGATTCCAAACATTTGGTCAATTGGCTCATTTTCCCTATCTGTAAAAGAAACGTATGCCTGCGAGCCGTTCGTTACAACGGCAAAGGGCCTAGGCTTTGTCAGAGAGGGCAAGACAAGAAACATCTTTGGCCTAGTGTCAAAGAAAAAAACTAAAAACGAAAAGGCAAACAAATTACTGGATTACATCTGGGAAAATTTCAACATGCTCCCATTTGCACTCAGATGGATTACAAAGGAGATGGATGAAAAAGAAGCAAGATTACTGCTCGAGGATCTTATCAAAAACAAAGTTGTTCGCGCATACCCAGTGCTAATTGAGGCAAACGAGCAACGCGTTGCGCAGGCAGAACACACATTCATCCCAACACCAACAGGCGCAATTGTAACTACGCTGTAG
- a CDS encoding lamin tail domain-containing protein, producing the protein MKILSILAIFLIFAFSGIVYAYAQETSNVVINEVDTNPPNDDAKTISEWVELYNPTDQSVDIGGWKIASTTATKKTLTIPTGSVIKPGQFLVYSYTNLWFVDVSEKVQLKNKSGEIIDETLVMTDQKNDFSSWQRKYDGLDTNASNDWIFRMSSVGSSNGFPETISAGNGDATVFVNVDKRSYVFDETAIITGNVSKRISQEKPFFSQQQLIITIDGPGSFYKTITMYPDLNLKFKTSIKLDKALGVTEGTYDVTVSYGAGSSSVLLSVGDEISANPNADISELSIMADKSAYIPGQTVLLSASTTKIFSFEGLKLSVYDPKGNRIYAGSLYPTEGKFLANVFMTTVNPVYGTYHVVADYGTQHSETSFELLQSVTSTEPIVLVTDKKYYGLGEPVVISGRSSKHVVALDLEVLQTGAPSGKETKNVFKMTGQISLKGDDTFEFKISSPTMTLGDYRVTVSKEFGKAVAYFKIVEDPTAYSETENKNFVSTEQATYDIGDKLVIVGHVIPKTRSSYEAIPVYVTISTESGKPLTFIGQGKTAGKPSTDPQIKSYSFSAVPDIAGNYKIDATVTKSVFLPGNYVITATYDGKETSTMFAVIDSLDIGNKKLIALTDKSVYGLGELVKLDGSITTGQSSVQIVLTKPGGKTMSGGSKVENNRFSWTWQIPQKELDLITDPNYRGERPTIFGTYKISVKTPSETFDVFFKVSKDPENDTLSIIPLEVTTDKPVYRAGEKLVISGSAIKRQLTTGSEGITLDRVNVQVKTSANKLIYNSELYFDTGGNFKTTYDLPLTIFKDGTYKVTATYHRLIMQTTFEVKNNTPINTDEKLTLSLNTDKEEYSPGDTVHISGSLNKVIFLDQLNLVVLLEDENKINCGTLYCGLGGKQIDLSKYYDSGTYKYDYVIPQSASLGNYVVKVDAQFGTFTKTFKVVEKKITAIETQPKKISAKFNRITDSSIQIHLVEKTMQDQIVSPKVLQGSLVVKRDEVSKVNIRLLTEGGQCIIGQTSDCLVSKSTRTLDSDYSVVQIDGTGFKVQYSGPGPILEKFTIMPESDLNTIQDSVWTVDLVKEQDQYSKFYYEITYVSAQ; encoded by the coding sequence ATGAAGATATTATCGATATTGGCAATATTTCTGATTTTCGCATTTTCAGGAATTGTATATGCGTATGCCCAAGAAACCTCAAACGTTGTAATCAACGAAGTTGATACAAACCCTCCAAACGATGATGCAAAAACTATCTCCGAATGGGTTGAACTGTACAACCCGACAGATCAAAGTGTCGACATCGGGGGATGGAAAATCGCATCGACTACTGCAACAAAAAAGACGCTAACAATCCCAACCGGTTCTGTAATAAAACCTGGGCAGTTTCTAGTTTATTCTTATACGAACTTGTGGTTTGTTGATGTTTCAGAAAAAGTTCAACTGAAGAACAAGTCTGGCGAAATAATTGATGAAACTCTGGTGATGACTGATCAAAAAAACGACTTCTCATCATGGCAGAGAAAATATGATGGACTTGATACTAACGCGTCAAACGATTGGATATTCAGAATGTCTTCTGTGGGATCCTCAAATGGATTTCCTGAAACCATATCTGCTGGTAATGGGGATGCAACAGTCTTTGTAAATGTCGACAAACGCTCATATGTTTTTGACGAAACTGCAATCATAACTGGGAATGTCTCAAAGCGCATCTCCCAAGAAAAGCCGTTTTTTTCACAGCAACAACTGATAATCACAATCGATGGACCTGGCAGCTTTTACAAAACTATTACAATGTATCCTGATCTTAATCTTAAATTCAAAACCTCAATCAAACTGGACAAAGCTCTGGGAGTGACTGAAGGAACCTATGATGTTACCGTATCCTATGGTGCAGGGTCTAGCTCTGTGCTGTTATCTGTTGGTGATGAAATATCTGCAAATCCAAATGCTGATATTTCTGAGCTGTCGATAATGGCTGACAAATCTGCATACATTCCAGGTCAGACCGTATTACTTTCAGCGTCAACTACCAAAATATTCTCCTTTGAGGGGCTCAAACTATCTGTGTATGATCCAAAAGGAAACCGAATTTACGCTGGAAGTCTGTACCCAACCGAAGGAAAATTCTTAGCAAACGTGTTCATGACTACCGTAAACCCTGTCTATGGAACATATCATGTAGTTGCAGACTATGGGACGCAGCACTCTGAAACCTCGTTTGAGCTTCTACAGAGTGTAACAAGTACAGAACCAATCGTACTTGTAACTGACAAAAAATACTATGGGCTTGGCGAGCCAGTCGTCATATCTGGACGAAGCAGCAAGCACGTTGTGGCGCTAGACTTGGAGGTGTTGCAAACCGGGGCACCGTCTGGCAAAGAAACAAAGAATGTTTTCAAAATGACTGGACAGATATCACTTAAAGGCGATGACACATTCGAATTCAAAATTTCCTCGCCTACTATGACCCTTGGCGATTACCGCGTGACAGTTTCAAAAGAATTTGGCAAGGCCGTTGCATACTTTAAGATTGTAGAGGATCCAACTGCATATTCTGAAACTGAAAACAAGAACTTTGTATCTACTGAACAGGCAACTTATGATATTGGCGATAAGCTAGTCATTGTGGGACACGTAATCCCAAAAACAAGAAGCAGCTATGAGGCAATTCCTGTCTATGTCACAATATCTACTGAAAGTGGCAAGCCGCTCACCTTTATCGGGCAAGGCAAAACTGCAGGAAAACCAAGCACCGATCCGCAAATAAAGTCATACTCGTTTTCGGCAGTGCCTGACATAGCTGGCAATTACAAAATAGATGCGACTGTTACCAAATCTGTATTCTTGCCTGGAAACTATGTCATAACTGCCACATACGATGGAAAAGAAACATCGACAATGTTTGCCGTGATAGATTCGCTTGACATAGGCAACAAAAAACTCATCGCCCTGACTGACAAGAGTGTCTATGGGCTGGGAGAATTAGTAAAACTTGATGGGTCGATTACAACCGGACAATCTTCAGTTCAAATTGTACTTACAAAACCCGGTGGCAAAACCATGAGCGGGGGAAGCAAAGTTGAGAACAACAGGTTCTCTTGGACTTGGCAAATCCCGCAAAAAGAGCTAGACCTTATCACTGATCCAAACTATAGGGGGGAGAGGCCAACTATTTTTGGAACATACAAGATTTCAGTAAAAACCCCGTCTGAAACGTTTGACGTGTTTTTCAAAGTATCAAAAGATCCTGAAAATGACACGCTAAGCATAATTCCGCTCGAAGTAACCACTGACAAGCCTGTGTATCGTGCCGGTGAGAAACTTGTCATAAGTGGAAGCGCGATAAAAAGACAACTGACTACCGGCAGTGAAGGCATCACCCTTGACCGCGTAAACGTGCAGGTGAAAACATCTGCCAACAAGCTCATCTATAATTCCGAACTTTACTTTGACACTGGAGGAAACTTCAAGACCACGTATGACCTTCCTCTTACGATATTCAAAGACGGCACTTACAAGGTAACTGCAACATATCACAGACTGATAATGCAGACAACATTTGAGGTGAAAAACAACACCCCGATAAACACTGACGAAAAGTTAACTCTCTCCCTGAACACTGATAAGGAAGAATATTCTCCTGGCGACACTGTCCACATATCTGGAAGTCTCAATAAGGTGATATTTTTGGATCAACTAAACCTTGTAGTTTTACTTGAGGATGAAAACAAAATTAATTGTGGAACTTTATACTGCGGATTGGGTGGAAAACAAATCGACCTATCCAAATACTATGATTCGGGTACATACAAATATGATTACGTGATCCCGCAATCTGCCTCTCTTGGCAACTATGTTGTAAAAGTAGATGCGCAGTTTGGCACCTTTACAAAAACTTTCAAGGTGGTAGAAAAGAAAATTACAGCAATAGAAACCCAGCCTAAAAAAATATCAGCGAAGTTCAATAGAATAACTGATTCAAGCATCCAAATCCATCTGGTGGAAAAGACAATGCAGGACCAAATTGTATCTCCTAAGGTGCTACAAGGATCACTTGTTGTCAAACGTGACGAGGTATCAAAAGTCAACATACGCCTCTTAACTGAAGGTGGCCAATGTATCATAGGCCAGACATCTGACTGTCTCGTGTCAAAATCAACTAGGACTTTGGATTCTGATTACAGTGTTGTACAAATCGACGGCACTGGCTTTAAAGTGCAGTATTCTGGACCTGGCCCAATATTGGAAAAATTCACAATTATGCCTGAATCTGATTTGAACACAATCCAAGATTCCGTTTGGACTGTAGACCTAGTAAAAGAACAAGATCAGTACTCCAAATTTTATTATGAAATAACGTACGTTTCAGCACAATAG
- a CDS encoding DUF367 family protein — MNIQVFMLKQDDPKKCTAAKLVKFGLARGVSKTQSNTIILDPFAPKTILRQDAAIAKSITGIDCSWNLAESAFTRRFSGIPRKLPPLFAGNPVNYSKLNKLTTVEAIAGAAFILGYAQLAIDLLDKFNWGHTFYELNEDLLKDYSEIKSEREIEPLLVEYGLVDKKY; from the coding sequence ATGAACATCCAAGTATTCATGCTAAAGCAAGATGATCCAAAAAAGTGTACTGCGGCAAAGCTGGTGAAATTTGGACTGGCAAGGGGGGTCTCAAAAACGCAAAGCAATACGATAATTTTAGACCCATTTGCACCAAAAACAATTCTCAGACAGGACGCAGCCATCGCAAAATCCATAACTGGAATTGACTGTTCATGGAACTTGGCAGAAAGCGCCTTTACAAGAAGATTTTCTGGAATTCCACGCAAACTTCCGCCGTTATTTGCGGGAAACCCCGTCAACTATTCAAAACTAAACAAATTGACCACCGTCGAGGCGATCGCGGGGGCTGCTTTTATTCTGGGCTACGCACAACTTGCAATTGACTTACTTGACAAATTCAACTGGGGTCACACATTTTACGAACTAAATGAGGATTTGCTAAAAGACTACTCTGAGATCAAATCGGAACGAGAAATTGAGCCATTATTGGTTGAATATGGACTTGTTGATAAGAAATATTGA
- a CDS encoding amino acid permease, which yields MASESSDTGFARNLTLLDVVMVGVAAMIGGAIFVLVGPGMAEAGPALMIAFLINGVITLFTALTYAELSSVLPDTGGGYRWVREGLPRPNSFLSGWMSWFAHTIAGSLYAVAFAAFFAHLLTTTNLIQPSPLFEKGLAALAIVIFTFINVRGTSPTSKVGNVITITQITIIGVLIVAALVAMVFTNPSWPDNFTNFFPKGMSGLVIAMGLTFIAFEGYEVIAQTGNELKNPKKNIPRAILISLCVVIAIYILFTFSFIGGLSSETYGQPSWQFIGSHGEIGIIEAAKDFLPFGALIVIAGGLVSTLAALNATTYSSSRVSYAMGTHYNLPHLFGKIHSKYKTPAISTIASGLIMLFMAITLDLTEIAFAASVMFLFLFAQVNYAAITIRRLYGKKLDYSFKTPFFPLIPILGALSAVGLSVYLLFTQPQSWVIAIIWIVIGFAIYKFYTSKKEIEHYAPLIYNQGPQERKGYRILVMYHPKHVVNLFKIANAIAQEKEGEISFLNVTHIPVHLPLAVSNKFAESEIESFISLKKSIPQSIRHRYLVRISHDVTEAILATVEEQGINIVLVDFAFLRNNRKLLSLSTCDFVGVRFGKNFEEDLANVVVSYDKSRHSDLGLRVANAMSIAYHSKVRVVRGVIESPQTELEIMNRINEMMFDLEMKKVPFEKVYPKTKNVSLGLLENFDKIESEIIILGAGNQADQAFSPKTLEIVDKSKKSLFIVRDHRFSEFHARTFWRIMSSRLKENRHVYRFYVDIVHIGHRLQSRHTKDKYDEEYFHSKIK from the coding sequence ATGGCTTCAGAAAGTTCAGACACTGGTTTTGCAAGAAATTTGACATTATTGGATGTGGTGATGGTTGGCGTCGCGGCGATGATAGGCGGCGCAATATTCGTGCTCGTGGGACCTGGCATGGCAGAAGCGGGGCCTGCCCTTATGATCGCCTTTCTGATAAATGGCGTCATTACGCTGTTTACTGCACTAACCTATGCTGAACTAAGCTCAGTCTTGCCTGACACTGGCGGTGGATATCGCTGGGTACGAGAAGGCCTTCCGCGACCAAACTCGTTTCTAAGTGGGTGGATGTCGTGGTTTGCACATACTATTGCCGGAAGTCTTTATGCTGTTGCATTTGCGGCGTTTTTTGCGCACCTGCTGACTACCACTAATTTAATTCAACCCTCACCGTTATTTGAAAAGGGGTTAGCTGCACTTGCCATTGTGATTTTTACGTTTATCAATGTCAGGGGAACCTCACCTACTAGCAAAGTGGGAAATGTCATCACAATTACCCAAATCACGATAATTGGCGTGCTAATAGTTGCAGCACTTGTGGCCATGGTCTTTACAAATCCTTCTTGGCCTGATAACTTTACAAATTTCTTCCCAAAGGGAATGTCTGGACTTGTAATAGCGATGGGTTTGACGTTTATTGCATTTGAAGGATATGAGGTAATTGCACAGACTGGAAACGAACTAAAAAATCCGAAAAAGAACATTCCTCGGGCAATACTGATTTCGCTCTGCGTAGTAATTGCAATTTACATTCTCTTTACCTTCTCTTTCATAGGGGGGCTGTCCTCTGAAACGTATGGTCAGCCGTCATGGCAATTCATTGGAAGCCATGGCGAAATTGGAATCATTGAGGCTGCAAAAGACTTCCTGCCTTTTGGCGCGTTAATTGTTATTGCGGGCGGGCTGGTATCAACGCTTGCGGCCCTGAATGCAACTACCTATTCCTCAAGCCGCGTCTCATATGCCATGGGAACTCATTACAACCTGCCACATCTTTTTGGCAAGATACATTCGAAATACAAAACCCCTGCAATCTCGACAATTGCGTCTGGTCTGATCATGTTGTTTATGGCAATAACCCTTGACCTTACAGAGATTGCTTTTGCCGCAAGTGTAATGTTCCTGTTTCTGTTTGCCCAAGTAAACTATGCTGCAATCACAATACGCAGACTTTATGGGAAAAAACTAGACTATAGCTTCAAAACTCCGTTCTTCCCTCTAATTCCTATACTTGGAGCCCTTTCTGCCGTGGGCCTTTCGGTGTATTTGTTATTTACCCAGCCGCAAAGCTGGGTAATTGCAATTATTTGGATAGTGATTGGTTTTGCAATCTACAAGTTTTACACCTCAAAAAAAGAAATTGAGCACTATGCGCCTTTGATCTATAATCAGGGACCACAAGAAAGAAAAGGTTACAGAATCCTCGTAATGTATCATCCAAAACACGTTGTAAATCTCTTCAAAATCGCAAACGCGATAGCCCAAGAAAAGGAAGGAGAAATATCGTTTCTCAACGTTACCCACATTCCAGTTCATTTGCCGCTTGCAGTATCAAACAAATTTGCCGAATCTGAAATCGAGTCCTTTATCAGTCTCAAAAAATCAATACCGCAATCAATACGTCATAGGTATCTTGTGCGTATATCGCATGATGTTACGGAGGCCATTTTGGCAACCGTTGAGGAACAAGGGATCAACATCGTGCTAGTCGATTTTGCGTTTCTGAGAAACAACAGAAAGCTACTGTCCCTGTCCACATGTGATTTTGTCGGGGTACGATTTGGGAAAAACTTTGAAGAAGATCTTGCAAATGTGGTGGTTTCGTATGACAAGTCAAGGCATTCTGATCTGGGCTTGAGAGTCGCAAACGCGATGTCGATTGCGTATCATAGCAAAGTTAGGGTCGTACGAGGTGTAATCGAGTCGCCACAAACTGAGCTTGAAATAATGAATAGAATAAACGAGATGATGTTTGATCTGGAAATGAAAAAAGTGCCATTTGAAAAAGTCTATCCTAAAACGAAGAATGTGTCACTTGGCTTGTTGGAAAACTTTGATAAAATAGAATCTGAAATTATCATACTTGGAGCTGGAAATCAAGCAGACCAAGCCTTTAGCCCAAAAACCCTTGAGATAGTAGACAAGTCTAAAAAATCACTCTTCATTGTACGCGACCATAGGTTCTCAGAATTTCATGCAAGAACATTTTGGAGAATCATGTCGTCACGATTAAAGGAAAATAGGCACGTCTACCGATTCTATGTGGATATAGTACACATTGGGCACCGATTGCAGTCAAGACACACCAAGGACAAGTACGATGAGGAATACTTTCACTCCAAGATTAAGTAA
- the cofC gene encoding 2-phospho-L-lactate guanylyltransferase: protein MQVAAIIPVKTFSNAKSRLGLSQEKTTQLCKIMLEQVLESISQSKIITKSILVSRDESAFQIGKRFDAVQIFEDSEMGVNHAVSLADKHLAKNGFDASVVFPQDIPLIQPQDITNLIKFQTMKTSLLVVPSRKFDGTNALVRTPVDVIETHYDEDSYKIHLTTGKSRGISTSFVLISRIMWDVDNRSDLEFIMRNIEKPDLRKSIQDILNG, encoded by the coding sequence TTGCAAGTAGCAGCAATAATTCCGGTCAAGACGTTTTCAAACGCCAAATCAAGACTTGGATTATCACAAGAAAAAACTACACAGTTATGCAAGATAATGCTAGAGCAGGTTTTAGAGTCAATATCACAGTCCAAGATAATAACCAAGTCCATTTTGGTGTCAAGAGACGAGAGTGCATTTCAAATCGGCAAGAGATTTGACGCGGTTCAAATCTTCGAAGACAGTGAAATGGGTGTGAACCACGCGGTTTCCCTTGCAGACAAACATCTTGCAAAAAATGGGTTTGATGCATCGGTTGTATTTCCACAAGACATTCCACTCATACAGCCACAAGACATTACCAATCTGATAAAATTTCAAACCATGAAAACATCATTGCTCGTAGTGCCATCAAGGAAATTTGACGGAACAAACGCGTTAGTAAGAACTCCCGTAGACGTAATCGAGACCCATTATGATGAGGACAGCTACAAAATACACCTAACAACTGGCAAGTCGCGTGGAATTTCGACGTCATTTGTTCTAATAAGCAGAATAATGTGGGATGTTGACAATAGGTCAGACTTGGAGTTTATCATGCGCAATATTGAAAAGCCAGATCTGAGAAAAAGTATTCAAGACATACTAAATGGATGA
- the cofD gene encoding 2-phospho-L-lactate transferase: MITILAGGTGSVKLVRGLISQTRDVNVICNVGDNYWLYGLYVCPDIDTIIYGLADILDYEKGWGIRKDTFGFLRQMEIFGEETWFRIGDRDAATHLIRTNMLKNGKNLADITKWMCEKFAVEAKVMPVTDNTIETRITTNKGEMHLQEFWVKYKGKDKVEGIQYIGADKARPNPEAVNAIHDSEMVVIAPGNPLTSIGPMLQIKGIRKELAKNRRKVVAVSPILGTKAFSGPAAEYMQAAGIEVSPYGIAQMYSDVCGSIVIDSKDRLLTKKIQNLDMKVYDTSIKMTNKISEDALASFVLKNARV; encoded by the coding sequence ATGATAACAATACTAGCTGGTGGAACTGGTTCTGTAAAACTCGTCAGAGGGCTTATTTCCCAGACAAGGGATGTAAATGTAATATGTAATGTTGGCGATAACTACTGGCTGTACGGCTTGTACGTTTGCCCAGATATTGACACCATAATCTACGGCCTTGCAGACATATTGGATTATGAAAAAGGATGGGGCATTAGAAAAGACACGTTTGGATTCCTAAGACAGATGGAGATTTTTGGCGAAGAAACATGGTTTAGGATAGGCGACAGAGACGCGGCAACGCACTTGATTAGAACCAACATGTTAAAGAACGGAAAAAATCTTGCAGACATCACCAAGTGGATGTGTGAAAAATTTGCAGTAGAGGCAAAAGTAATGCCAGTTACAGATAACACTATAGAAACTCGAATCACCACAAACAAAGGAGAAATGCACCTTCAGGAATTCTGGGTCAAGTACAAAGGAAAGGACAAAGTTGAAGGCATCCAATATATCGGTGCTGACAAGGCTCGCCCAAATCCAGAGGCAGTAAACGCAATTCACGATTCTGAGATGGTGGTAATTGCACCTGGCAACCCTCTGACTAGCATTGGCCCCATGCTACAAATCAAAGGAATACGAAAAGAATTGGCAAAAAACAGAAGAAAGGTCGTTGCAGTGAGCCCAATTCTTGGAACCAAGGCGTTTAGCGGCCCAGCTGCAGAATACATGCAAGCTGCAGGAATCGAGGTATCCCCTTACGGAATAGCCCAAATGTACTCAGATGTTTGTGGAAGCATCGTGATTGATTCAAAAGACAGGCTGCTTACAAAGAAAATTCAAAATCTCGATATGAAAGTATATGACACTAGCATCAAAATGACAAACAAAATCTCCGAAGATGCACTTGCATCTTTTGTTCTAAAGAACGCGCGCGTATAG
- a CDS encoding transcription initiation factor IIB, translated as MVKSSKKDRCPRCAQGSVVTDTNTGENFCGKCGYVLNEENVESGPEWRSFSKEEGENRTRTGTPTSLAMHDMGLATIIGQADKDATGKPLSSSMRSTIERLRTWDSRSQVHEPVDRNFRQAFSELDRLKDKLAVGDAVVEKAAYIYRKALEKGLVRGRSISALIASALYAACRDTETPRTLKDIGSASNIKRKDIARCYRLLLRELGLKMPVVDPIKCVARIASKAELSEKTKREAAKILKTAEENKISAGKDPMGLAAAALYVACVTNGENKTQRDVAEAAGVTEVTIRNRYKGLKLALNL; from the coding sequence ATGGTAAAAAGTAGTAAAAAGGATCGCTGCCCGCGATGTGCACAGGGCTCAGTTGTCACCGATACAAACACTGGAGAAAATTTTTGCGGAAAATGTGGTTATGTGCTCAATGAAGAAAACGTAGAGTCTGGGCCTGAGTGGCGTTCATTTTCAAAAGAGGAGGGAGAAAACCGCACAAGGACTGGGACTCCAACCTCGCTTGCAATGCATGACATGGGGCTTGCAACTATAATCGGTCAGGCAGACAAGGATGCCACTGGTAAGCCACTGTCTTCGTCTATGCGAAGCACGATTGAACGACTCAGAACTTGGGATAGCCGAAGCCAGGTACATGAGCCTGTGGATAGAAATTTTAGACAAGCATTTTCAGAACTGGATAGATTAAAGGATAAACTTGCAGTGGGTGACGCTGTTGTGGAAAAGGCAGCATACATTTACCGCAAAGCACTTGAAAAAGGACTAGTCCGAGGACGTTCAATTTCTGCCCTTATTGCATCTGCATTGTATGCTGCATGCCGAGACACCGAAACCCCAAGAACGTTAAAGGACATTGGAAGTGCAAGTAATATCAAAAGAAAAGACATTGCACGCTGTTATCGATTGCTATTGAGAGAATTGGGTTTGAAGATGCCAGTAGTTGATCCGATAAAATGTGTTGCAAGAATAGCAAGCAAGGCAGAGCTATCCGAAAAGACAAAACGAGAAGCGGCAAAAATTCTCAAAACTGCAGAAGAAAATAAGATTTCTGCAGGAAAGGATCCTATGGGGCTTGCAGCAGCCGCACTTTATGTTGCGTGTGTGACTAATGGTGAAAACAAAACACAACGCGACGTTGCAGAAGCAGCCGGTGTGACTGAGGTGACAATCAGAAACCGTTACAAGGGACTCAAACTGGCATTAAACCTCTAA